One genomic segment of Paraburkholderia caffeinilytica includes these proteins:
- the rsxB gene encoding electron transport complex subunit RsxB gives MTDSRTLADRIEDLLPQTQCTKCGYPACRPYAEAVAHGEADYNQCPPGGAEGVARLAALLGKPVIPLNSANGVERPRPLAVIDEQVCIGCTLCMQACPVDAIVGAPKQMHTVIAALCTGCDLCVPPCPVDCIAMPPVTGEATGWDAWSQSQADAARERHNLRDARLAREREAAEARAAARRAVSSAPAPATETGAAATPAAPAADSAEAKKRAIIQAALERARQKKEELAAKGQGPQNTERVSADVQAQIDAAEARRRRLGLAADNTPGNTGGNTEVPPSKR, from the coding sequence GTGACCGATTCCAGAACACTCGCAGATCGCATCGAAGATCTGCTGCCCCAAACGCAATGCACGAAGTGCGGCTATCCCGCCTGCCGCCCGTATGCCGAAGCCGTCGCCCATGGCGAGGCCGACTACAACCAGTGCCCGCCGGGTGGCGCCGAAGGCGTCGCGCGCCTCGCCGCACTGCTCGGCAAACCGGTGATTCCGCTCAATTCCGCCAACGGCGTCGAGCGGCCTCGTCCGTTGGCGGTTATCGACGAACAAGTTTGCATCGGCTGCACGCTGTGCATGCAGGCTTGTCCGGTCGATGCAATAGTTGGCGCACCGAAACAGATGCACACGGTGATCGCCGCGCTCTGCACCGGTTGCGACCTGTGTGTGCCGCCTTGCCCGGTCGACTGCATTGCGATGCCGCCGGTCACGGGTGAAGCAACCGGCTGGGACGCATGGAGCCAGAGTCAGGCCGACGCCGCGCGCGAACGCCACAACCTGCGCGACGCCCGTCTCGCACGTGAACGCGAAGCTGCCGAGGCACGTGCTGCAGCGCGGCGAGCGGTCAGCAGCGCGCCCGCTCCAGCAACGGAAACCGGTGCCGCGGCCACACCCGCCGCACCCGCCGCGGACTCCGCCGAAGCGAAGAAACGCGCGATCATTCAGGCCGCGCTCGAACGAGCACGCCAGAAGAAAGAAGAGTTGGCCGCCAAGGGCCAAGGGCCGCAGAACACCGAGCGCGTCAGCGCCGACGTGCAGGCGCAGATCGACGCCGCCGAGGCACGCCGCCGCCGTCTGGGACTCGCTGCGGACAACACCCCGGGTAACACCGGGGGTAACACCGAAGTTCCACCCTCGAAACGCTAA
- the nth gene encoding endonuclease III, translated as MNANKRRAIYETLQSLNPHPTTELEYTTPFELLIAVLLSAQATDVSVNKAMRKMFPVANTPQKVFDLGEEGVAGYIKTIGLYRTKAKNVIATCRILLDQYGGDVPEDREALESLPGVGRKTANVILNTAFGHPTIAVDTHIFRVANRTGLAPGKDVRAVEAALEKFTPAEFKQDAHHWLILHGRYVCKARRPECWHCVIEPLCEFRPKTPPPDL; from the coding sequence ATGAACGCGAATAAACGCCGCGCTATCTACGAGACGCTTCAGAGTCTCAACCCGCATCCCACGACCGAGCTCGAATACACGACACCGTTCGAACTGCTGATCGCCGTGCTGCTGTCGGCGCAGGCCACCGACGTGTCGGTGAACAAGGCGATGCGCAAGATGTTCCCGGTCGCGAACACGCCGCAGAAAGTCTTCGATCTCGGCGAAGAAGGGGTGGCCGGCTACATCAAGACGATTGGCCTCTATCGGACCAAGGCGAAGAATGTGATCGCAACCTGCCGCATTCTGCTCGACCAGTACGGCGGCGACGTGCCGGAAGATCGCGAAGCGCTCGAAAGCTTGCCTGGGGTCGGCCGCAAAACGGCGAATGTGATCCTGAACACGGCGTTCGGTCATCCAACCATCGCCGTCGACACGCATATCTTTCGGGTTGCGAATCGAACTGGCCTCGCGCCTGGCAAAGACGTGCGCGCGGTCGAAGCGGCGCTGGAGAAATTCACGCCCGCCGAGTTCAAGCAGGACGCCCACCACTGGCTGATTCTGCACGGCCGCTATGTATGCAAAGCGCGCCGCCCGGAATGCTGGCACTGCGTGATCGAGCCGCTGTGCGAATTCCGGCCCAAGACGCCGCCGCCGGATCTTTGA
- a CDS encoding AAA family ATPase, whose translation MRFEGSSQYVATDDLKLAVNAAMTLKRPLLIKGEPGTGKTMLAEEVAAALGMPLLQWHIKSTTKAQQGLYEYDAVSRLRDSQLGDERVKDIRNYIVKGVLWQAFESEEQTVLLIDEIDKADIEFPNDLLRELDRMEFYVYETHELVRAKKRPLVIITSNNEKELPDAFLRRCFFHYIKFPDPVTMQQIVEVHYPGIKKELLAAAMQSFFELRNVAGLKKKPSTSELLDWLKLLLAEDIPPEALRSSDQKQIIPPLHGALLKNEQDVSLFERLIFMNRNNR comes from the coding sequence ATGCGTTTTGAAGGCTCATCGCAATACGTCGCCACTGACGACCTCAAGCTCGCGGTCAACGCCGCGATGACGCTGAAGCGCCCGTTGCTCATCAAGGGCGAACCGGGCACCGGCAAAACCATGCTCGCCGAAGAGGTCGCCGCCGCGCTCGGCATGCCGCTGTTGCAATGGCATATCAAGTCGACCACCAAGGCCCAGCAAGGCCTGTACGAGTACGACGCGGTGTCGCGCCTGCGCGATTCGCAACTCGGCGACGAGCGCGTCAAGGACATCCGCAATTACATCGTCAAGGGCGTGTTGTGGCAGGCGTTCGAGTCGGAGGAGCAAACGGTGCTCCTGATCGACGAGATCGACAAGGCCGACATCGAATTCCCGAACGACCTGCTGCGCGAACTCGACCGCATGGAGTTCTACGTGTACGAGACCCACGAGCTGGTCCGCGCCAAAAAGCGCCCGCTCGTGATCATCACGTCGAACAACGAGAAGGAACTGCCCGATGCGTTCCTGCGCCGCTGCTTTTTCCACTACATCAAATTCCCCGACCCGGTGACGATGCAGCAGATCGTCGAGGTGCACTACCCCGGCATCAAGAAGGAACTGCTCGCCGCGGCGATGCAGAGCTTCTTCGAGTTGCGCAACGTCGCCGGCCTGAAGAAGAAGCCGTCCACGTCGGAACTCCTCGACTGGCTGAAGCTGCTGCTCGCCGAGGACATTCCGCCTGAAGCGCTGCGCTCGTCCGACCAGAAACAGATCATCCCGCCGCTGCATGGCGCGCTCCTGAAGAACGAGCAGGACGTAAGCCTGTTCGAGCGGCTGATCTTCATGAACCGCAACAACCGTTGA
- a CDS encoding DUF1841 family protein translates to MFNPSRDEVRQFFTDTWRKQRQGEILTPLEAIAADWIVEHPEYHADLTDTEAAQAQDYSPERGQTNPFLHLSMHLAITEQLSIDQPPGIRAAHERLAARLGSTHEAQHAIMDCLGETIWEAQRTGTPPDTDAYLQRIERRATRD, encoded by the coding sequence ATGTTCAATCCCAGCCGCGACGAAGTCCGCCAATTTTTCACCGACACCTGGCGCAAGCAGCGTCAAGGCGAGATTCTGACGCCGCTCGAAGCCATCGCCGCCGACTGGATCGTCGAGCATCCGGAATATCACGCCGACCTTACCGACACGGAAGCCGCCCAGGCCCAGGACTATTCGCCCGAACGCGGCCAGACCAACCCGTTCCTGCATCTGTCGATGCATCTGGCGATCACCGAACAGTTGTCAATCGACCAGCCGCCGGGCATCCGCGCGGCGCACGAGCGGCTTGCCGCCCGGCTCGGCTCGACTCACGAGGCGCAGCACGCGATCATGGATTGCCTCGGCGAAACCATCTGGGAAGCGCAACGCACCGGCACCCCGCCGGACACCGATGCGTACTTGCAGCGCATCGAGCGGCGCGCCACGCGGGACTGA
- a CDS encoding c-type cytochrome, protein MNKPQQALHTVFKAACASAAVIGLVAANVAHAADAGNGKVLADSHNCAACHGVNLNKPVSPEYPKLAGQHSDYVYWALRQYQMGNGNPHLGRNNAIMQAQVQSLSQSDMKDLAAYIESLDGALVQKK, encoded by the coding sequence ATGAATAAGCCCCAACAGGCACTCCACACGGTGTTCAAGGCTGCATGCGCGTCGGCGGCAGTCATCGGTCTGGTTGCAGCGAACGTCGCGCACGCCGCAGACGCCGGCAACGGCAAGGTGCTGGCGGACAGCCACAACTGCGCGGCCTGCCACGGCGTCAACCTGAACAAGCCGGTGAGCCCGGAATATCCGAAGCTCGCCGGTCAGCACTCCGACTATGTCTACTGGGCGCTGCGCCAGTACCAGATGGGCAACGGCAACCCGCACCTCGGTCGCAACAACGCGATCATGCAGGCGCAGGTGCAAAGCCTGTCGCAAAGCGACATGAAGGACCTCGCGGCCTACATCGAGTCGCTGGACGGCGCGCTGGTGCAGAAGAAGTAA
- a CDS encoding vWA domain-containing protein has protein sequence MLIDFFYSLRAARLPVSVKEYLTLLEALKANVIAPSLDEFYYLARITLVKDEQYFDKFDQAFGAYFNGVAKASELAFDVPLDWLKKKLQRDLSPEEKAQIEAMGGLDKLMERLKELFDEQKERHEGGNKWIGTGGTSPFGNGGYNPEGVRIGGDAAGNRTAVKVWEARAYRDYDDQVEIGTRNIKIALRRLRRFAREGAAEELDLPDTIRSTAANAGWLDLKMVPERHNKVKVLMLLDVGGSMDDHIKRTEELFSAAKAEFKHLEFYYFHNCVYDFLWKNNRRRHAERMPTWDLLHKFTPDYKLIFVGDATMSPYEVLQPGGSVEYNNAEAGAVWLRRLADHFPHYAWLNPEPEGLWAYRQSVSAIREVLGHRMYPLTLAGLETAMRMLSK, from the coding sequence ATGCTGATCGACTTCTTCTACTCGCTACGCGCCGCCAGACTGCCGGTGTCGGTGAAGGAATACCTGACGCTGCTCGAGGCGCTCAAAGCCAACGTGATCGCGCCGTCGCTCGACGAGTTCTACTATCTCGCGCGCATCACGCTGGTCAAGGACGAACAGTATTTCGACAAGTTCGACCAGGCGTTCGGCGCGTATTTCAATGGCGTCGCGAAGGCCTCGGAGCTCGCCTTCGACGTCCCGCTCGACTGGCTGAAGAAGAAGCTGCAACGCGATCTGTCGCCCGAGGAAAAAGCCCAGATCGAAGCGATGGGCGGCCTCGACAAGCTGATGGAACGCCTGAAGGAACTGTTCGACGAACAGAAAGAGCGCCACGAAGGCGGCAACAAATGGATCGGCACGGGCGGCACCTCGCCGTTCGGCAACGGCGGCTACAACCCGGAAGGCGTGCGCATCGGCGGCGACGCGGCGGGCAACCGCACGGCGGTGAAGGTGTGGGAAGCGCGCGCCTACCGCGATTACGACGACCAGGTCGAAATCGGCACCCGCAACATCAAGATCGCGCTGCGCCGCTTGCGCCGTTTCGCCCGCGAAGGCGCGGCCGAAGAGCTCGATCTGCCCGACACGATCCGCAGCACCGCGGCGAACGCCGGCTGGCTCGACCTGAAGATGGTGCCGGAGCGGCACAACAAGGTCAAAGTGCTGATGCTGCTCGACGTGGGCGGTTCGATGGACGATCACATCAAGCGCACCGAAGAGCTCTTTTCCGCCGCCAAGGCCGAATTCAAGCATCTCGAGTTCTATTACTTCCACAACTGCGTGTACGATTTCCTGTGGAAGAACAATCGCCGCCGTCATGCCGAGCGCATGCCGACGTGGGACCTGCTGCACAAGTTCACGCCTGACTACAAGCTGATCTTTGTCGGCGACGCGACCATGAGTCCGTACGAAGTGCTGCAGCCGGGCGGCTCGGTCGAGTACAACAACGCCGAAGCCGGCGCCGTGTGGCTGCGCCGCCTCGCCGATCATTTCCCGCACTACGCATGGCTCAATCCGGAGCCGGAAGGTTTGTGGGCCTATCGGCAATCGGTCAGCGCGATCCGGGAAGTGCTCGGCCACCGCATGTATCCGCTCACGCTCGCCGGACTCGAAACGGCGATGCGCATGTTGAGCAAATAA
- a CDS encoding c-type cytochrome: MNKFVGKHVVIAALSVLAGYAASAQAADVVGNAKAGQGKVAMCIGCHGIPEYRTAYPEVYRVPMLGGQNQAYLENALHGYKKGDRHFETMRAITASLSDQDIADIAAYYAAQSSSSKNNPDK, from the coding sequence ATGAATAAATTCGTCGGCAAACACGTCGTGATCGCAGCGCTGTCGGTGCTCGCGGGCTATGCGGCCAGTGCGCAGGCAGCGGATGTCGTCGGCAACGCGAAGGCGGGCCAAGGCAAGGTCGCGATGTGTATTGGCTGCCACGGCATCCCTGAATACCGCACGGCTTATCCAGAGGTCTACCGCGTGCCCATGCTCGGCGGCCAGAATCAGGCATACCTCGAGAACGCCCTGCACGGCTACAAGAAGGGCGACCGCCACTTCGAAACGATGCGCGCAATCACCGCATCGCTGTCGGATCAGGACATTGCCGACATCGCTGCCTACTACGCAGCGCAAAGTTCCTCGTCGAAGAACAATCCCGACAAGTGA
- a CDS encoding lactonase family protein — MLRRRRAAMRAVSSAPLPSAAQSTSWRVERPAPLCSARSIINGFVLMVSIVASHAFAQDSGPVPADGVYDMLVGTYTGGKSEGVYVYRFDTKTGEATRVSVAQTVNPSYLVVSRDRRFVYAVNELPGDNGPATQRGGISAFRFDAASGQLTFLNKVSADGNDPCYLSLSPDGKYLLTANYSVAADPGGSFAVFPLQADGQVGASVLTVHHEGGGPVKGRQDNSHVHSTVFSPDGHYLFAQDLGADKLYSYRYTPDGSRGLFGPTDWRYTQEKAGTGPRHLVFGADGKHAYLTSELSATVSTFNYADGKLTQVQTISLTEPGFKGAVGAAAIHLSPDGRFLYATNRGDANEIVIFSVDPANGHLKKIGHQSSLGKSPREFAIDPTGNWLIVGNQNSGTVYVFKRDRQSGLLEANPKRIEIDSPVDFKLVSPS, encoded by the coding sequence ATGCTTCGCCGTCGCCGGGCCGCAATGCGTGCCGTCTCAAGCGCTCCTTTGCCTTCTGCTGCTCAATCCACCTCATGGCGCGTCGAGAGGCCGGCACCTCTTTGCTCCGCCCGCTCGATAATAAACGGTTTCGTGCTCATGGTCTCGATTGTTGCTTCGCATGCGTTTGCGCAAGATTCCGGCCCGGTTCCCGCCGACGGCGTTTATGACATGCTGGTCGGCACTTACACCGGCGGCAAGAGCGAAGGGGTGTACGTCTATCGCTTCGACACGAAGACGGGCGAAGCGACCCGCGTGTCGGTCGCGCAGACGGTCAACCCGTCGTATCTGGTGGTGAGCCGGGACCGCCGCTTCGTCTATGCGGTCAACGAATTGCCCGGCGACAACGGCCCGGCGACACAACGCGGCGGCATCAGCGCGTTTCGCTTCGACGCCGCGAGCGGCCAGCTCACCTTTCTCAACAAGGTCTCGGCGGACGGCAATGATCCGTGCTATCTGAGCCTGTCGCCGGACGGCAAATATCTGCTGACCGCGAACTACTCGGTGGCGGCCGATCCGGGCGGCAGCTTCGCGGTGTTCCCATTGCAGGCGGATGGCCAGGTCGGGGCGTCGGTGCTGACGGTGCACCATGAAGGCGGCGGTCCGGTGAAGGGTCGTCAGGACAACTCGCACGTGCATTCCACCGTGTTCTCGCCGGACGGTCATTACCTGTTCGCGCAGGACCTGGGCGCCGACAAGCTCTACTCGTACCGCTACACGCCGGACGGAAGCCGCGGCCTGTTCGGCCCGACCGATTGGCGCTACACCCAGGAGAAAGCGGGCACGGGCCCGCGTCACCTGGTGTTCGGCGCGGACGGCAAGCATGCGTATCTGACGAGCGAGTTGAGCGCTACGGTCAGCACCTTCAACTACGCCGACGGCAAGCTCACGCAGGTGCAAACGATCTCGTTGACCGAGCCCGGCTTCAAGGGCGCGGTAGGCGCCGCGGCCATTCACCTGTCGCCGGACGGGCGCTTTCTGTACGCCACGAATCGTGGCGATGCGAACGAGATCGTGATCTTCTCGGTCGATCCGGCCAACGGTCATCTGAAGAAGATTGGACACCAGTCGAGCCTTGGCAAGTCGCCGCGCGAATTCGCGATCGACCCGACCGGCAACTGGCTGATTGTCGGCAATCAGAACAGCGGCACGGTGTATGTGTTCAAGCGCGATCGGCAGAGCGGATTGCTCGAAGCGAATCCGAAGCGTATCGAGATCGACTCGCCGGTGGACTTCAAGCTGGTGTCGCCGTCGTGA
- a CDS encoding polyhydroxyalkanoate depolymerase, whose translation MLYQLHEFQRAMLSPLTAWAQAASKSFANPASPLAYVPGATRLSAGYELLYRLGKDYEKPEFNLHQIVKDGHNIPIIEQTIIEKPFCRLMRFKRFADDSGAVTQLKDEPVVLVCAPLSGHHATLLRDTVRTLLQDHKVYLTDWIDARMVPLEEGEFHLDDYIAYIQEFIRHIGAKNLHVISVCQPTVPVLAAISLMASRGEDTPRTMTMMGGPIDARKSPTSVNSLATQHSYEWFENNVIFTVPPNYPGVGRKVYPGFLQHTGFVAMNPERHAASHWDFYQSLLRGDEDDAEAHRRFYDEYNAVLDMDADYYLDTIRVVFQEFSLAEGTWDVAGERVRPQDIKTTALFTIEGELDDISGDGQTFAAQELCSGIPEKNKRHFTAEKCGHYGIFSGRRWRTIIYPQLRDFILEHNKAPKVAKEKVEA comes from the coding sequence ATGCTCTACCAACTGCACGAATTCCAACGGGCGATGTTGAGCCCCCTTACCGCCTGGGCCCAAGCTGCGTCGAAATCGTTCGCGAATCCCGCCAGCCCTTTGGCCTATGTGCCCGGCGCCACACGCCTTTCAGCCGGCTACGAACTGCTCTACCGGCTCGGCAAAGATTACGAAAAGCCTGAGTTCAACCTTCATCAGATTGTCAAAGACGGTCACAACATTCCGATCATCGAACAGACGATCATCGAAAAGCCGTTTTGCCGCCTGATGCGCTTCAAGCGTTTCGCGGACGACAGCGGCGCTGTTACCCAATTGAAAGATGAGCCGGTCGTGCTGGTGTGCGCGCCGTTGTCAGGACACCACGCCACGCTCCTGCGCGATACCGTGCGCACGTTGCTGCAAGACCACAAGGTTTATCTGACCGACTGGATCGACGCACGCATGGTGCCGCTCGAAGAAGGCGAATTTCATCTCGACGATTACATCGCCTACATCCAGGAATTCATCCGCCACATCGGCGCGAAGAATCTGCACGTGATCTCGGTATGTCAGCCTACCGTTCCGGTGCTCGCCGCCATTTCGCTGATGGCGAGCCGCGGCGAAGACACACCGCGCACCATGACGATGATGGGCGGCCCGATCGACGCGCGTAAGAGCCCGACCTCGGTCAACTCGCTCGCCACGCAGCACTCGTATGAATGGTTCGAAAACAACGTGATCTTCACGGTGCCGCCGAACTATCCTGGCGTGGGCCGTAAGGTTTACCCGGGCTTCCTGCAACACACCGGCTTCGTCGCGATGAATCCTGAGCGCCACGCGGCCTCGCACTGGGACTTCTACCAAAGCCTCCTGCGCGGCGACGAAGACGACGCGGAAGCCCATCGCCGCTTCTACGACGAGTACAACGCAGTGCTCGACATGGACGCCGACTATTACCTCGACACGATCCGCGTGGTGTTCCAGGAATTCAGTCTCGCCGAAGGCACGTGGGACGTCGCGGGCGAGCGGGTGCGTCCGCAGGACATCAAGACGACCGCGCTTTTCACGATCGAAGGGGAGTTGGACGATATCTCCGGCGACGGTCAGACGTTCGCCGCGCAAGAGTTGTGCAGCGGCATTCCGGAGAAGAACAAGCGTCACTTCACCGCGGAGAAATGCGGCCATTACGGCATTTTCTCGGGCCGCCGGTGGCGCACCATCATCTATCCGCAGTTGCGCGACTTCATCCTCGAGCACAACAAGGCGCCGAAGGTAGCGAAGGAAAAAGTCGAAGCCTGA
- a CDS encoding glycoside hydrolase family 15 protein, producing MPALIEDYALIGDGHTAALVSRDGSVDWLCWPRFDSGACFAALLGTPDNGRWLISPVSDSDTPPTITRRYRGETLVLETDFETPDGAVTLIDFMPPGNGWSEMVRIVVGKRGAVRMRMELVLRFDYGFSVPWVDRLKHDSGVKAIVGPDTVVLRTPVELRGEDMKTVSAFTVSEGERVPFSLAYAASHLRIPPGRDPHTSLARTENHWLEWSARSTVEGKWAAQIQRSLITLKALAYEPTGGIVAAPTTSLPEQLGGTRNWDYRYCWLRDATITLLAMMRGGYYDEARAWRSWLGRVMAGAPDQLQIMYGIAGERRLPEFEIDWLPGYQDAKPVRIGNNAVGQRQLDVYGEVMNALHLARVGGLQADDTAWNVQRALLRHLDTIWQEPDEGIWETRGGRQHFTFSKVMAWVAYDRAIRSAEMFKLEGPLDEWRTTRAAIHAEVCAKAWNPALNAFSQSYGSDQLDASVLLMPLVGFLPPADPRVKGTVEAIEKDLMHDGFVMRYRTTEYDDGLPPGEGTFLACSFWMVDNLALQGRIDEATAMYERLLDLCNDVGLLAEEYDPAAKRLVGNFPQGFSHVALVHTGLNLMKHEQAMAQATGQPPHNGTVAGELEAAATPDSGAAASPVP from the coding sequence ATGCCCGCACTCATCGAAGACTATGCGCTCATCGGCGACGGCCACACGGCCGCGCTCGTCTCCCGCGACGGTTCGGTCGACTGGCTCTGCTGGCCGCGCTTCGACTCCGGCGCGTGCTTTGCCGCCCTGCTCGGCACGCCCGACAACGGCCGCTGGCTGATTTCGCCGGTCTCGGATTCGGATACGCCGCCCACGATCACGCGCCGTTATCGCGGTGAGACGCTGGTCCTGGAAACCGATTTCGAAACGCCCGACGGCGCGGTCACGCTGATCGACTTCATGCCGCCGGGCAACGGCTGGTCGGAGATGGTGCGGATCGTGGTCGGCAAACGCGGTGCGGTGCGCATGCGGATGGAACTGGTGCTGCGCTTCGACTATGGCTTTTCGGTTCCGTGGGTGGATCGCCTGAAGCACGACAGCGGCGTCAAGGCGATCGTCGGCCCGGACACTGTCGTGCTGCGCACGCCAGTCGAGTTGCGTGGCGAGGACATGAAGACCGTCTCCGCGTTCACCGTGAGCGAAGGCGAGCGCGTGCCGTTTTCGCTGGCCTATGCGGCGTCGCATCTGCGCATTCCGCCGGGACGCGATCCGCACACGTCGCTCGCCCGCACCGAGAACCATTGGCTCGAATGGTCCGCGCGCAGCACGGTCGAAGGCAAATGGGCCGCGCAGATCCAGCGCTCGCTGATTACGCTGAAGGCGCTTGCGTACGAGCCGACCGGCGGCATCGTCGCCGCGCCCACCACCTCGCTGCCCGAACAGTTGGGCGGCACGCGCAACTGGGACTACCGCTACTGCTGGCTGCGCGACGCCACCATCACGCTGCTCGCGATGATGCGCGGCGGCTACTACGACGAAGCCCGCGCGTGGCGCAGCTGGCTCGGCCGCGTGATGGCCGGCGCGCCCGACCAGTTGCAGATCATGTACGGGATCGCCGGCGAGCGGCGCCTGCCCGAGTTCGAAATCGACTGGCTGCCGGGCTATCAGGATGCCAAGCCCGTGCGGATCGGCAACAACGCGGTCGGTCAGCGCCAGCTCGACGTCTACGGCGAAGTGATGAACGCGCTGCATCTCGCGCGCGTCGGCGGCCTGCAGGCGGACGACACCGCATGGAACGTGCAGCGCGCGTTGCTCCGCCATCTCGACACGATCTGGCAGGAGCCGGACGAAGGCATCTGGGAAACGCGCGGCGGCCGCCAGCACTTCACCTTCTCCAAGGTGATGGCGTGGGTCGCCTACGACCGCGCCATCCGGTCCGCCGAAATGTTCAAGCTGGAAGGCCCACTCGACGAATGGCGCACGACCCGCGCGGCAATCCACGCGGAAGTCTGCGCGAAGGCATGGAATCCGGCGCTCAACGCGTTCTCCCAGTCCTACGGCAGCGACCAGCTCGATGCGAGCGTGCTGTTGATGCCGCTGGTCGGCTTCCTCCCGCCGGCGGACCCGCGCGTCAAGGGCACGGTGGAAGCGATCGAAAAGGATTTGATGCACGACGGCTTCGTGATGCGCTACCGCACCACCGAATACGACGACGGCCTGCCGCCCGGCGAAGGCACCTTCCTCGCGTGCTCGTTCTGGATGGTGGACAACCTGGCGCTGCAAGGCCGCATCGACGAAGCCACCGCGATGTACGAACGGCTGCTCGACCTCTGCAATGACGTCGGTTTGCTCGCGGAAGAGTACGATCCGGCCGCGAAGCGCCTGGTCGGTAATTTCCCGCAAGGCTTTTCGCACGTCGCGCTGGTGCACACCGGCCTTAACCTGATGAAGCACGAACAGGCCATGGCTCAGGCAACCGGGCAACCGCCGCATAACGGCACCGTGGCGGGAGAACTTGAGGCTGCGGCAACCCCCGATAGCGGCGCGGCAGCATCGCCAGTACCATGA
- a CDS encoding DUF3096 domain-containing protein — protein MNVTLSLGPLVSLIAGILILVMPRLLNYIVALYLIIIGIIGIFGVGASHF, from the coding sequence ATGAACGTCACACTCAGCCTGGGCCCGCTGGTTTCGTTGATCGCCGGTATTCTGATTCTCGTCATGCCGCGCCTGTTGAACTACATCGTCGCGCTCTATCTGATCATCATCGGCATCATTGGGATTTTCGGCGTGGGGGCGTCGCACTTCTGA
- a CDS encoding META domain-containing protein, with the protein MLQSSSARGVARFIPYARTAIAALGLAALCSACAIPKHPDSEAAPPDPFNPAATQLLDDTSWVLSGWKQADGTARAIPSADQGAPITLVLSTDKGQRHASGFSGCNRYMGSYALKDGKLSFGTLGGTRMACMTPGGQIEGSYLDALNHIDRTGVQMRAPQQMQLVLDNGDTLTFDRSAK; encoded by the coding sequence ATGCTCCAAAGCTCCTCCGCGCGAGGTGTTGCGCGCTTCATCCCTTATGCGCGCACGGCCATCGCCGCGTTGGGCCTCGCCGCGCTCTGCAGCGCGTGCGCCATCCCGAAGCATCCCGATTCGGAAGCCGCGCCGCCCGATCCGTTCAACCCGGCGGCCACGCAGCTGCTCGACGACACCAGTTGGGTGCTCTCCGGCTGGAAACAGGCCGACGGCACGGCGCGTGCGATTCCGTCCGCGGATCAGGGCGCGCCGATCACGCTGGTGCTCTCCACCGACAAAGGCCAGCGTCACGCCAGCGGCTTTTCAGGCTGCAATCGCTACATGGGCTCGTATGCGCTGAAGGACGGCAAGCTGAGCTTCGGCACCCTGGGCGGCACGCGCATGGCGTGCATGACACCGGGCGGACAGATCGAAGGCTCGTATCTCGACGCGCTGAACCACATCGACCGCACCGGCGTGCAGATGCGCGCCCCGCAGCAGATGCAGCTGGTGCTCGACAACGGCGACACGCTCACGTTCGATCGCAGCGCCAAGTGA
- a CDS encoding TetR/AcrR family transcriptional regulator, whose product MNQPKIKRDPEGTRRRILLAAAEEFANGGLFGARVDQIARRAETNERMLYYYFGSKEQLFTAVLEHAFSALNEAERTLELNGIAPVEAITRLAHFVWDYYRDHPELLRLVNNENLHEARYMQKSTRIREMISPIVATLGSILERGQRAGLFRTNVDPLRFYVTLSGMGYYIVSNRFTLEATLGRDFSSASERSEVIQMNTELLLAYLLRK is encoded by the coding sequence ATGAATCAGCCGAAAATCAAAAGAGATCCTGAAGGCACGCGGCGCCGCATTCTGCTTGCGGCGGCCGAAGAGTTTGCAAATGGAGGGTTGTTCGGCGCGCGCGTCGATCAGATCGCCCGCCGCGCGGAGACCAATGAACGCATGCTCTATTACTACTTCGGTAGCAAGGAGCAGCTTTTCACTGCGGTACTCGAGCACGCATTCAGCGCGCTCAATGAAGCGGAACGAACGCTCGAGCTGAACGGCATCGCGCCGGTCGAGGCCATCACACGTCTCGCGCATTTTGTTTGGGATTACTATCGCGATCATCCTGAGTTGCTGCGTCTCGTCAATAACGAGAATCTGCATGAGGCACGCTACATGCAGAAGTCGACGCGCATCCGCGAAATGATCTCGCCGATCGTCGCCACGCTCGGCAGCATTCTGGAGCGTGGTCAACGCGCGGGCCTGTTTCGCACCAACGTCGATCCATTGCGCTTTTATGTGACGCTGTCCGGCATGGGCTACTACATCGTGTCGAACCGTTTTACGCTTGAAGCGACACTCGGCCGCGATTTCAGCAGCGCGAGCGAACGCAGTGAGGTCATCCAGATGAACACCGAGTTGCTGCTTGCGTATCTGTTGCGGAAGTAA